In Paenibacillus kyungheensis, the following are encoded in one genomic region:
- a CDS encoding glycoside hydrolase family 3 N-terminal domain-containing protein: MTSYKNPALSIEERVQDLLAQMTLDEKVGQLIQLFGWRTFTKNEDGTVTLTEEFKEDIRQGKIGSLYATLRADPWTEVTLETGLSPAEGAAALNDIQRFVIEHSRLGIPLMFGEECSHGHMAIGATVYPVPLLAASTWNPALYQQMCEAVAIETRSQGGVATYSPVLDIVRDPRWGRTEETYGEDPYLAGELAAAAVIGLQGKGLDSPDTVIATLKHFVGYGASEGGRNAAPVHMGMKELHEIDLVPFRKAIEAGAISVMTAYNEIDGVPCTSSEYLLDDVLRQQWGFDGFIITDASAMNMLVHGYNVAETGEKATALSLQAGIDLEMSGYMFGKYLKSALEQGIAQEAHLDQAVSRLLKVKFQLGLFDQPYVDPERAARVIHSPEHIELAREVARQGIILLKNEASALPLQPSSTGKIAVIGPNANKPYNQLGDYTSPQPVGKVITVLEGLRQKLGADSDQLLYAPGCRIKDDSREGFDLALDTAKQADTVILVLGGSSARDFGEGTIDLRTGQSLVHDSEESDMECGEGIDRSNLNLTGVQLELCQQIYALGKKLIVIYINGRPVAEPWIDEYADAIIEAWYPGQEGGHALAEILYGDVNPSGRLTISVPRHVGQLPVYYNSKRTRGKRYLEMDLQPAYAFGHGLSYTTFAYDVPVVTPVVIAPDEHAQVSVQITNTGEVAGWEVVQLYLTDLFSSVTRPEKELKGFQKVFLQPGETTTVTFTLTPEHLELVTSQLDRIVEPGDFHIQVGSNSVEGQVVTLTVR, translated from the coding sequence ATGACTAGTTATAAAAATCCAGCACTTTCTATCGAAGAACGCGTGCAAGACCTGCTTGCTCAAATGACACTGGATGAAAAAGTAGGGCAACTGATCCAATTGTTTGGCTGGCGCACTTTTACTAAAAATGAAGATGGAACAGTTACCCTGACTGAAGAATTTAAAGAAGACATTCGTCAAGGTAAAATAGGTTCCTTATATGCCACTTTACGTGCTGATCCATGGACAGAAGTCACATTGGAAACGGGCTTATCCCCAGCCGAAGGCGCTGCTGCACTCAATGATATTCAGCGATTTGTAATCGAACATTCCAGATTAGGGATTCCGCTGATGTTTGGCGAAGAATGTTCACATGGACATATGGCAATCGGCGCAACAGTCTATCCTGTTCCACTACTTGCAGCAAGCACATGGAATCCAGCTTTGTATCAACAAATGTGTGAAGCGGTAGCGATAGAAACCCGCAGTCAAGGTGGCGTGGCTACCTATTCACCGGTACTCGATATTGTGCGTGATCCACGCTGGGGAAGAACAGAAGAAACGTATGGAGAAGATCCATACCTCGCAGGAGAACTTGCCGCTGCTGCTGTGATCGGTCTACAAGGCAAAGGATTAGATTCACCGGATACAGTGATTGCCACCTTAAAACACTTTGTCGGTTATGGAGCTTCAGAAGGTGGACGCAATGCTGCACCTGTACATATGGGAATGAAAGAATTGCATGAGATCGATCTGGTTCCGTTTCGCAAAGCAATTGAAGCCGGAGCCATCTCGGTCATGACTGCGTATAACGAAATTGATGGAGTACCTTGTACATCCAGTGAATATTTATTGGATGATGTGCTTCGCCAACAGTGGGGATTTGATGGCTTTATTATCACCGATGCAAGCGCTATGAATATGCTGGTGCATGGTTATAATGTGGCAGAGACAGGAGAAAAAGCGACTGCACTGTCGCTCCAAGCAGGAATCGATCTGGAAATGTCAGGGTATATGTTTGGCAAATACCTCAAATCTGCTTTGGAGCAAGGAATTGCTCAAGAAGCTCATTTGGATCAAGCCGTCAGTCGTCTGCTAAAAGTAAAATTTCAGTTAGGATTATTTGATCAACCTTATGTCGATCCAGAACGTGCCGCACGTGTGATCCATAGTCCAGAACATATTGAATTAGCTCGTGAAGTCGCTAGACAAGGAATTATTTTGCTCAAAAACGAAGCATCCGCATTACCATTACAACCATCATCTACTGGAAAAATAGCAGTTATTGGTCCAAATGCGAATAAACCATATAACCAGTTAGGCGATTATACTTCTCCACAACCAGTAGGCAAAGTGATTACAGTGTTAGAAGGATTACGTCAAAAGTTAGGAGCAGACAGCGATCAACTGCTATATGCACCGGGTTGCCGGATCAAAGACGACTCCCGCGAAGGATTTGATCTTGCTTTAGATACCGCCAAGCAAGCAGATACAGTTATTCTCGTACTCGGTGGATCAAGTGCTCGTGATTTTGGCGAAGGAACGATTGATTTGCGCACAGGTCAATCATTAGTGCATGATTCAGAGGAAAGTGATATGGAATGTGGGGAAGGGATTGACCGCTCTAATCTGAATCTGACAGGGGTACAGCTCGAATTGTGTCAGCAGATTTATGCGCTTGGCAAAAAGCTGATTGTTATCTATATCAATGGACGACCTGTAGCAGAACCGTGGATTGATGAATATGCGGATGCGATTATAGAAGCATGGTATCCGGGGCAAGAAGGTGGGCATGCACTGGCAGAAATTTTGTATGGAGATGTGAATCCATCCGGTCGTCTGACAATCTCTGTGCCTAGACATGTGGGACAATTGCCTGTGTATTACAATAGCAAACGTACACGTGGTAAGCGTTATCTTGAAATGGATTTGCAACCTGCGTATGCTTTTGGACATGGGCTAAGTTATACCACCTTTGCTTATGATGTACCTGTGGTGACTCCTGTGGTTATTGCACCGGACGAGCATGCTCAAGTTAGTGTGCAGATTACCAATACAGGAGAGGTAGCTGGATGGGAAGTCGTTCAATTGTATTTGACCGATCTATTCTCTTCTGTCACTCGTCCGGAAAAAGAACTCAAAGGATTTCAAAAAGTCTTTTTACAACCTGGAGAGACTACAACTGTTACATTTACTTTGACACCAGAACATTTAGAATTAGTCACTTCTCAATTAGACCGTATTGTAGAGCCAGGAGATTTTCATATACAAGTAGGCAGTAATTCAGTAGAAGGTCAGGTTGTAACGTTGACTGTACGCTAG
- a CDS encoding alpha-mannosidase encodes MYRIERFIKLLSTKQWLDTQELNQWTVEEARYITPDHYEILVPRQNSDMRLKEEYGITYFLQTNIQIPASWSAHPVGLVFNAGGGEGLLKINGEFYHGLDKNHTFIPLRESYIGTDITLDIELYDPIPEPHDPLNGQPEYVAPLRAYQASLVSINSGLRSLMYSVRILLHSMRRLPENELRRIEIQKALEQTMHAAYALPEESWQLEEPWQQLEEILREQVVVFAPDASESGYMYMIGQSHIDIAWLWPVRETVRKSSRTFSTMCTLMEQYPDFIYSQSQPQLFAYVKDHYPELYAKVKERIAEGRWELVGGMWVEPDLNIPSGESLARQLLYGQHFYREEFGITSTIEWLPDTFGYCASLPQLLRQAGIDYFMTTKLNWNDTNIFPYDLFHWVGIDGTPILSYLNHGVNESTTPKDIVEHWEYFRQKDIHPQQMLLYGHGDGGGGVTHEMIEYVEHADLMVGLPQAEFGTAKQFFEQTLESAEELPVWRGDLYLELHRGTYTTQAWNKRHNRKAELLYREAEVWERLTTIYFNQSSLSNSEPAELSIEQDDTLISESIKVLAKQSADKGLSVHPALFEQQQDGAITRQQFKNGWLGIMLNQFHDIVPGSAIPEVYDTSEVEYAQILQIGASALDQALTPWTAWIGQQLAQSDQQGTAYTVFNSLSWERGEWIEIEGGAELADVHVYDQAGTVLRSDVVSQATVEQIVPTSIPSTTTQVPQLLFTSAKPVLPGHTTNTDLSTTQNATKLSTENESKLENKYTLRVYIPSIPAFGYTVIWLRSESDHSVASASRIDTDRRFQSQVKIGKAVPSVWETPFYRIQFSEQGEIAALYDKQYERNVLKENQHGNVFGFYHDRPLLWDAWDIDPHFADQIADTAVCISSQVIMSGQTGDILQFRWQIGQSIIAQHIYLYNDNRRIDFKTEIEWNESHKLLKVSFPVDLIAEQATYEIPFGALQRTMNTNTSWDKAQYEVCGHRWADISEGNYGVSLLNDCKYGYDIKDCNMRLSLLRAPKWPDKGADLGHHEFTYSLLPHGGDWREAHIVRAAAELNQPASYRIIETTTTIDKKISTVVDHQLSTSLFSYHSEHIILDTIKPAEDGQGTIIRLYESSGSRGTARIQWPVQTDITDDHAITLVNILEDHVGTLPVIDNQLELSFKPYEIKTLKWNKGESSC; translated from the coding sequence ATGTACCGGATCGAACGATTTATCAAACTTTTATCTACAAAACAATGGTTGGATACGCAAGAACTGAATCAATGGACAGTAGAAGAAGCTCGTTATATTACACCTGATCATTATGAGATTTTAGTGCCACGCCAGAACAGTGATATGAGATTGAAAGAAGAGTATGGGATCACCTACTTTTTACAAACCAATATCCAGATTCCAGCTTCATGGTCAGCCCATCCTGTCGGCTTGGTTTTTAACGCAGGCGGTGGAGAAGGATTACTGAAAATCAATGGCGAGTTCTATCATGGGCTGGATAAAAATCATACATTTATTCCTTTGCGAGAGTCATATATTGGTACAGACATAACGCTTGATATTGAATTATACGATCCGATTCCTGAACCTCATGATCCGTTAAATGGACAACCCGAATATGTAGCTCCATTGAGAGCGTATCAGGCTAGTCTGGTCAGTATCAACAGTGGACTGCGTAGTCTGATGTATAGTGTACGGATATTGCTACATAGTATGCGCCGTTTGCCTGAAAATGAATTGCGCCGAATCGAAATCCAAAAAGCGTTAGAACAAACGATGCATGCTGCATATGCACTTCCAGAAGAATCATGGCAACTGGAAGAACCGTGGCAACAACTGGAAGAAATATTACGAGAACAGGTAGTCGTATTTGCTCCCGATGCATCCGAAAGTGGCTATATGTACATGATCGGACAATCGCATATTGATATCGCATGGTTATGGCCTGTACGGGAGACCGTTCGTAAGTCCAGTCGTACATTTTCAACCATGTGTACGTTAATGGAGCAATATCCTGACTTTATTTACTCTCAGAGTCAACCGCAATTGTTTGCTTATGTGAAAGATCATTATCCAGAGTTATATGCCAAAGTGAAAGAACGAATCGCGGAAGGTCGCTGGGAATTGGTTGGAGGAATGTGGGTCGAGCCTGATCTGAATATTCCAAGTGGGGAGTCATTAGCTCGTCAGCTATTGTATGGACAGCACTTTTATCGTGAAGAATTTGGTATCACTTCTACGATCGAATGGTTACCTGATACATTTGGCTATTGTGCTTCATTGCCACAATTATTGCGTCAAGCCGGGATCGATTATTTTATGACGACCAAGCTGAATTGGAATGATACGAATATTTTCCCGTATGATCTGTTCCACTGGGTAGGCATTGATGGTACGCCGATCCTTTCTTATCTGAATCATGGTGTGAACGAATCGACTACACCTAAAGACATCGTAGAACACTGGGAATATTTCCGTCAAAAAGATATCCATCCTCAGCAGATGCTGCTCTACGGACATGGAGATGGTGGCGGCGGAGTCACCCATGAAATGATTGAATATGTAGAACATGCCGACTTAATGGTGGGATTACCTCAAGCAGAATTTGGAACAGCCAAGCAGTTTTTTGAACAGACTTTGGAATCAGCAGAAGAGCTACCTGTATGGCGTGGTGATCTGTATTTAGAATTACATCGCGGAACGTATACGACGCAAGCATGGAATAAACGTCATAACCGCAAAGCAGAATTACTGTATCGTGAAGCTGAAGTATGGGAAAGACTCACCACCATCTATTTCAATCAAAGCAGTCTATCGAATAGTGAACCTGCCGAATTATCTATAGAACAAGATGACACATTAATATCTGAAAGTATAAAAGTACTAGCAAAGCAATCTGCAGATAAGGGTTTATCAGTACATCCTGCTCTTTTTGAACAACAACAAGATGGAGCAATTACCAGACAACAATTCAAAAATGGATGGCTTGGTATTATGCTTAATCAATTTCATGATATTGTCCCGGGTTCGGCGATTCCAGAAGTGTACGATACGTCTGAAGTCGAATATGCTCAGATTTTACAGATCGGAGCAAGTGCTCTGGATCAAGCGCTCACTCCGTGGACAGCATGGATTGGACAGCAATTAGCACAGTCGGATCAACAAGGTACAGCGTATACTGTGTTTAATAGTTTAAGTTGGGAACGTGGAGAATGGATCGAGATTGAAGGTGGCGCCGAGTTAGCTGATGTTCATGTATATGATCAAGCAGGAACAGTGTTACGGAGTGATGTGGTCTCACAAGCTACTGTTGAGCAGATCGTACCCACATCGATTCCGTCTACAACAACTCAAGTACCACAGTTATTATTTACATCAGCCAAGCCTGTTTTACCAGGACATACAACCAATACCGATCTATCTACAACGCAAAATGCAACAAAGTTATCCACAGAAAATGAGTCTAAATTGGAAAATAAATACACTTTAAGAGTCTATATACCATCGATTCCTGCATTCGGTTATACCGTGATCTGGTTACGTTCAGAAAGTGATCACAGTGTTGCATCTGCTAGTCGTATAGATACCGATAGAAGGTTCCAATCTCAAGTGAAAATTGGAAAAGCAGTGCCTTCAGTTTGGGAAACTCCTTTTTATCGTATTCAGTTTAGCGAGCAAGGCGAGATTGCTGCTTTGTATGATAAGCAATATGAACGCAACGTATTAAAAGAAAATCAGCATGGTAATGTATTTGGTTTTTATCATGATCGCCCGTTGCTATGGGATGCGTGGGATATTGATCCTCATTTTGCCGATCAGATAGCTGATACTGCTGTCTGTATTTCTTCTCAGGTAATTATGAGTGGACAGACAGGAGATATACTACAATTCCGCTGGCAGATCGGACAGTCGATCATTGCCCAACATATATATCTGTATAATGACAATCGCCGAATCGATTTTAAAACAGAAATAGAGTGGAATGAAAGTCATAAGTTGCTAAAAGTATCGTTCCCTGTAGATCTGATAGCAGAGCAAGCGACATATGAGATTCCATTTGGTGCTTTGCAACGCACGATGAATACTAATACGAGTTGGGACAAAGCTCAATATGAAGTCTGTGGACATCGCTGGGCAGATATTTCAGAAGGTAATTATGGAGTAAGTCTGCTTAATGATTGTAAATATGGATATGATATCAAAGATTGCAATATGCGCCTTTCGTTACTACGGGCACCCAAATGGCCTGATAAAGGTGCCGATCTAGGTCATCATGAGTTCACCTATTCACTATTACCACATGGTGGAGATTGGCGTGAAGCGCACATTGTACGTGCAGCAGCAGAACTCAATCAACCTGCATCTTATAGAATCATTGAAACTACAACGACTATAGATAAAAAAATATCGACAGTTGTAGATCACCAGTTATCTACATCGTTATTTTCCTATCATAGTGAGCATATTATTCTCGATACGATCAAGCCAGCAGAAGATGGACAAGGTACGATTATCCGTCTGTATGAATCTTCAGGTAGTCGTGGCACCGCTCGTATTCAATGGCCTGTACAGACTGATATAACAGACGATCATGCGATCACACTGGTCAATATACTGGAAGATCATGTTGGAACATTACCTGTGATAGATAATCAACTAGAACTATCATTCAAACCGTATGAGATCAAAACGTTGAAATGGAATAAGGGGGAATCATCATGTTAG
- a CDS encoding glycoside hydrolase family 125 protein, protein MLEKLEHVQMSTFELPQAVQDVLAEAEQTLAHRPKLAELFRNCFPNTLETTTKLMDDGTTFVITGDIPAMWLRDSVEQLIHYVPLCKEDKDLQRMISGLIKRHMFYLEIDPYANSFNETANDWHWDPADETEMSPWVWERKFELDSLCFTIRLAYHYWKTSGNTDIFDAGFKQGLRTIFQLWRTEQRHMEESPYRFTRRNCPAIDTIRNKGLGMPVNYTGMIWSAFRPSDDACEFHYSIPSNMFAVVSLRQMQEMVRAVYRDEAFCAELAEMEEEIQHGIELYGIYRHPVHGNMYAYETDGFGNYCLVDDAGTPSLLSMPYLGYCDVNDPMYLNTRKFILSTENPYYFEGKAAKGMGSPHTPAGYIWHMGLSMQGLTANNDAEILEMIHLLESTDANTGYMHEGFHSDDPTVFTRPWFAWSNSLFSQLIYKAMQKGLLTNSSS, encoded by the coding sequence ATGTTAGAAAAGTTAGAACATGTTCAAATGTCCACATTCGAGCTGCCACAGGCAGTTCAGGATGTGCTAGCAGAAGCAGAGCAAACATTAGCTCACCGTCCCAAGTTAGCTGAACTGTTCCGCAATTGTTTTCCCAATACCTTAGAGACGACTACCAAATTGATGGATGATGGCACTACTTTTGTGATTACAGGAGATATTCCAGCGATGTGGTTGCGAGATTCAGTAGAACAGTTGATACACTATGTTCCGCTTTGTAAAGAAGATAAAGATTTGCAACGTATGATTAGCGGATTGATAAAGCGACATATGTTCTATCTGGAAATTGATCCGTATGCGAATTCTTTTAACGAAACAGCGAATGATTGGCACTGGGACCCGGCAGATGAAACAGAGATGAGTCCGTGGGTATGGGAGCGCAAGTTCGAGTTGGATTCACTTTGTTTTACGATTCGGCTAGCGTATCACTATTGGAAAACAAGCGGAAATACCGATATTTTTGATGCAGGATTTAAGCAGGGGTTGCGTACAATTTTCCAATTATGGCGAACAGAACAACGTCATATGGAAGAATCACCGTACCGTTTTACCAGACGCAATTGTCCGGCTATTGATACGATTCGGAACAAAGGGTTAGGGATGCCGGTGAACTATACAGGGATGATCTGGTCAGCATTCCGTCCAAGTGATGATGCGTGCGAATTCCATTATAGTATTCCTTCCAATATGTTCGCGGTCGTGTCGTTACGCCAAATGCAAGAAATGGTGCGAGCTGTTTATCGGGATGAAGCTTTTTGCGCAGAATTAGCCGAAATGGAAGAAGAAATTCAGCATGGAATCGAATTGTATGGCATTTATCGACATCCGGTACATGGGAATATGTATGCGTATGAAACGGATGGATTTGGCAATTACTGTCTGGTTGATGATGCCGGTACGCCGAGCTTATTATCAATGCCTTATCTAGGATATTGTGATGTGAACGATCCGATGTATCTGAATACACGCAAATTTATTTTAAGTACTGAAAATCCGTATTATTTTGAAGGGAAAGCGGCTAAAGGAATGGGTAGTCCTCATACACCAGCAGGTTATATCTGGCATATGGGATTGTCGATGCAAGGGTTAACAGCCAACAATGATGCTGAAATATTAGAAATGATCCATCTATTAGAAAGTACGGATGCCAATACAGGTTATATGCACGAAGGATTCCATTCAGACGATCCAACTGTTTTTACCCGTCCGTGGTTTGCATGGTCGAATAGCTTATTTTCACAACTGATCTATAAAGCGATGCAAAAAGGTTTACTGACAAATTCATCATCTTAA
- a CDS encoding beta-galactosidase, which translates to MTLISKLHTVIFYDPAFPFDGQRPNEQQLTHLQKQGTVVNANELAKALTQADLFIHLHGSYFPKQAWTAIHNHLNDSKGFVHMGGIPFRNPVNETADGWQAEHEQTAYHQILNINEVLPVEVTPIDHYKASTDFPLFAGQESLFERQSTWGFALHVTKANDHPAQGGSSGPMDAHIYPLLKGISKDGREVAAPAILLENTKGAYAGGRWVFVNQLAGASFWEKGVEAISRWGEFAAKGVTEIWVKPNYASYEPGERPTLTIQLQSLQRHSTSADISGEWTFKLQVAKEDQDLSGQFTDVWTKEFNISSSRELDIVRLPVEITIEAGYYRLEGTITSPSGEIRNIHQGFWGFDADFLATGEMLTADRDYFRKEGRPLPIVGMTYMTSDVARKFLFLPNAAVWDKDMAQMKHAGINYLRTGVWSAWRHVMFVDGHPYEEVMRAIDAFILTSKKHGHELTFNFFAFTPEAWEGVNPYLDPRSVEAQKRFISAIVTRHRHTSNIHWDLINEPSMFNPDIPFSGPQPVYDEFEIAAYKEWVEKRYDSDITRVQERWNMTPEELPNFDAVYPVHVNDISYNPTSIHPKKGTRWLDYNLFTMDMHNRWATDLTRMIQSIQPKQLVTVGQDEGLAGQRPSPLLYAETVDYTTVHSWWEMDDLVWDGIFTKTPQKPNLIQETGIMYIETPEGKAKRSENELKYILERKYAYAFSTGGAGAVQWIWNINFYMHNVNESHIGAVRADGTEKPEADVSYDFGRFMAATRDLFENRQLEEVAVIFPYSNDLSNRKFAHDATTKLIRTLSYELNVHARAFGEYHLHELTTGDVPKLIIVSSPHNFQSAALQQLLDYVEEYGSTLLFTGPLALDEYWQHTDRLSEVTESAPLSNVRREEALQLGEEILPVSFSRKRIAELVKQAPLTGISQVKNVNIGKGKIIWSPLPVELSDRTETQIALYEYALAEADVSSELEWIQGDELSGVYGRKLSFDKGNLYIFVSEYGANAQIQVKDPISAKIYSFLLDAERTVMFATDIEGSITTIYRPEEVNIDVTK; encoded by the coding sequence ATGACTCTAATTTCTAAGCTCCATACTGTTATTTTTTATGATCCTGCTTTTCCATTTGATGGGCAACGTCCGAATGAGCAACAACTGACTCATTTACAAAAACAAGGTACGGTTGTTAATGCGAACGAACTTGCTAAAGCGCTTACGCAAGCAGATTTGTTTATTCATCTGCATGGTAGTTATTTTCCCAAACAAGCATGGACAGCTATTCATAATCATTTGAATGACAGTAAAGGGTTTGTACATATGGGCGGTATTCCTTTCCGCAATCCTGTAAATGAAACCGCAGATGGATGGCAAGCTGAACATGAACAAACAGCGTATCATCAAATTTTGAATATAAATGAAGTGTTGCCTGTAGAAGTAACACCGATTGATCATTATAAAGCAAGTACAGATTTCCCGTTATTTGCAGGACAAGAATCTTTATTTGAGCGTCAGAGCACATGGGGATTCGCACTTCATGTAACCAAAGCCAACGATCATCCTGCACAGGGGGGCTCTAGTGGACCGATGGATGCTCATATTTATCCACTGCTCAAAGGAATCTCCAAAGACGGACGTGAAGTAGCTGCGCCTGCTATTTTGCTCGAAAATACAAAAGGCGCTTATGCAGGTGGACGCTGGGTATTTGTCAATCAACTAGCAGGAGCTTCGTTCTGGGAAAAAGGAGTAGAAGCTATTTCTAGGTGGGGCGAATTCGCTGCTAAAGGCGTGACAGAAATCTGGGTAAAGCCTAACTATGCCAGCTATGAACCAGGAGAACGTCCAACACTAACGATTCAACTGCAATCTTTACAACGTCATTCCACAAGTGCAGATATTAGCGGAGAATGGACATTTAAGCTACAAGTGGCTAAAGAAGATCAGGATTTATCCGGTCAATTTACAGACGTCTGGACAAAAGAATTCAATATCTCATCTTCGCGTGAACTGGATATTGTACGCTTGCCTGTTGAAATCACAATTGAAGCTGGATATTACCGTCTGGAAGGAACGATCACGTCTCCGTCTGGTGAGATTCGTAATATTCATCAAGGATTCTGGGGATTTGATGCAGACTTTTTGGCAACAGGGGAAATGTTAACAGCCGATCGTGATTATTTCCGCAAAGAAGGTCGCCCATTACCGATTGTGGGCATGACATATATGACTTCAGATGTAGCGCGTAAATTTTTATTTTTACCGAATGCGGCGGTCTGGGATAAAGATATGGCACAGATGAAGCATGCAGGGATTAACTATCTGCGCACAGGCGTATGGAGCGCTTGGCGTCATGTGATGTTTGTCGATGGTCATCCGTATGAAGAAGTGATGCGTGCGATCGATGCGTTTATTTTGACAAGTAAAAAGCATGGTCATGAACTGACATTTAACTTTTTTGCATTTACACCGGAAGCCTGGGAAGGGGTTAACCCGTATCTTGATCCACGCAGTGTAGAAGCGCAGAAGCGTTTTATTTCAGCGATTGTGACCCGTCATCGTCACACATCTAATATCCATTGGGATCTGATCAATGAACCATCGATGTTCAATCCAGATATTCCATTTTCAGGCCCACAACCGGTATACGATGAATTTGAGATTGCCGCTTACAAAGAATGGGTCGAAAAGCGTTATGATAGCGATATTACTAGAGTGCAAGAGCGCTGGAATATGACGCCAGAAGAATTACCAAACTTTGATGCAGTATATCCAGTTCATGTGAATGATATTAGCTACAATCCTACATCGATTCATCCGAAAAAAGGTACTCGTTGGCTGGATTATAATCTGTTTACGATGGATATGCACAACCGCTGGGCGACGGATCTTACCCGTATGATCCAAAGTATTCAGCCCAAGCAATTAGTTACTGTTGGACAAGATGAAGGTCTAGCCGGACAACGACCGTCGCCATTGCTGTATGCAGAGACTGTCGATTATACAACGGTACATTCATGGTGGGAAATGGATGATCTGGTGTGGGACGGCATTTTCACCAAGACACCGCAAAAGCCGAATTTGATTCAAGAAACAGGCATTATGTATATTGAGACACCGGAAGGCAAAGCCAAACGTAGTGAAAATGAACTGAAATATATTTTAGAACGCAAATATGCGTATGCTTTTTCAACAGGGGGAGCAGGGGCTGTACAATGGATATGGAATATTAATTTCTATATGCACAATGTCAATGAATCTCATATCGGAGCAGTGCGAGCCGATGGTACAGAAAAGCCTGAAGCCGATGTATCTTATGATTTCGGACGCTTTATGGCGGCGACTCGTGATCTATTTGAAAATCGTCAATTGGAAGAAGTGGCTGTTATTTTCCCTTATTCTAATGATCTGTCTAATCGTAAATTCGCTCATGATGCGACTACCAAATTGATTCGTACTTTATCGTATGAATTAAATGTACATGCGCGTGCTTTTGGTGAATATCATTTACATGAATTAACGACAGGTGATGTACCCAAATTAATTATCGTATCCAGTCCTCATAACTTCCAGAGCGCAGCGCTCCAACAACTATTAGATTATGTAGAAGAGTATGGCAGTACTTTATTATTTACAGGTCCACTAGCATTAGATGAATACTGGCAACATACTGATCGCCTTAGTGAAGTGACTGAGAGCGCTCCTTTATCTAATGTACGTCGCGAAGAAGCGTTGCAATTAGGTGAAGAGATTTTACCTGTATCGTTCAGTCGTAAGCGTATTGCTGAATTGGTCAAACAAGCACCGTTAACAGGTATTTCTCAAGTGAAAAATGTTAATATCGGTAAAGGTAAAATCATCTGGAGTCCATTGCCGGTAGAATTAAGCGATCGTACAGAAACACAGATTGCCCTCTACGAGTATGCATTAGCTGAAGCAGACGTATCGTCTGAATTGGAATGGATACAAGGTGATGAATTATCTGGAGTGTATGGACGCAAATTGTCTTTCGACAAAGGCAATCTGTATATCTTTGTATCTGAATACGGAGCTAATGCTCAGATTCAAGTGAAAGATCCGATTAGCGCTAAAATTTATAGTTTCCTATTGGATGCAGAACGTACGGTGATGTTTGCCACTGATATTGAAGGGTCGATTACTACGATCTATCGCCCGGAAGAAGTTAATATTGATGTGACGAAATAA